The Felis catus isolate Fca126 chromosome X, F.catus_Fca126_mat1.0, whole genome shotgun sequence genome includes a region encoding these proteins:
- the LOC101090498 gene encoding coiled-coil domain-containing protein 169-like, which produces MGDRRGDNFESRDTDCLKLELMEEIHMRDLVQLSILELRQEIVKLEAKLNTENKGGEWKTRYEVQLGLNDHLVKQIATLKEKMEKLRGDPSDRLSSIRVYERMSVESLNTLLKQLEKEKRSLENQVKNCALRLEQESKAYHKTSDECRAYLAEMSQISSSHQVSKRQQMDQLHRMKQNHVKTGRCNPTNQKIVNAKKGPAKKITRSNHFPKLNL; this is translated from the coding sequence ATGGGGGACAGAAGAGGTGACAACTTCGAAAGTAGGGACACTGACTGCCTTAAATTGGAGTTAATGGAAGAAATCCACATGAGAGACTTAGTACAGCTTTCAATACTTGAATTAAGACAGGAGATAGTGAAACTGGAAGCCAAACTCAATACTGAAAATAAAGGTGGTGAATGGAAAACACGTTATGAAGTCCAACTTGGACTGAATGATCATCTAGTAAAGCAAATTGCTACTctcaaagagaaaatggaaaaactccGTGGAGATCCTTCAGATAGACTATCTTCTATTCGTGTCTATGAGCGAATGTCAGTGGAATCCTTAAATACATTACTTAAacagttagaaaaagaaaaaaggagtctTGAAAATCAAGTGAAAAATTGTGCACTTAGATTGGAACAAGAGTCAAAGGCTTACCACAAAACCAGTGATGAATGCCGTGCATACCTAGCTGAAATGTCTCAGATCTCTAGCTCACACCAAGTTtctaaaaggcaacagatggaTCAACTTCATAGAATGAAACAGAATCATGTGAAAACAGGAAGATGTAATCCAACTAATCAGAAGATAGTAAATGCCAAGAAAGGACCAGCAAAAAAGATTACAAGATCAAACCATTTTCCAAAACTCAATCTGTGA